The DNA sequence AGCGCTGCCCGACCGCCGAGTACCCCCTGAATGCCAGAAACCCCCTGTCGCCGTTGTGGGGCGCTGCGGGGGTTTCATGGGTGTGCCGAGGATCGAAGGGGGTGTGATCCTCGGCAGGGACTTCGCTCGGGTCAACGGGAAGCCGTGATTCCGACTATGGCAGAAGAGGGACCAAATGCCAAAAGTCCCAAGTTGGACATAAGTGTGCATATCCTAAGACTTTCTACCTAAATCTTAGGTGAGGTGGGCCACTGGCCTCGTAATCAGTGTGTAAAGATCGGCCGCTCTGCGTGAATCGTTGATCACATAGCGGACAGTGGGCGGGTGGACCCGGTTCGACCGAAGGTCCTGAATTGGGTCAATCAATACCTACACGGGCATCCACCCCTTAAATGGGCGGGTGCTCTGCTACCCGGACCGCCGATCCGCTCTCCGTGCCGGCGCGGCGGTCGCCGCCGGCGTCCTCGCCTCCGCCTGTGGCACGGACGCCCCCACCACTGCGGGGCCGTCCGTTTCCGGGACGGCCCCCGCAGGCCCCGCGGCCCCGGCGAAGGCCGCCCCGGACAAAGCGGCGGCCCGGGGCAAGGCGGCCCCCGCCCCGCGCCGGTTCGCCGGCCAGCCCGTGGAGATCGGGCACGGTCCCCGCGGCCGGCCCGGCGTCGCGCTCACCTTCCACGGCAACGGCGACCCCGCCATCGCCAAGGCGGTGCTCGCCGAAGCGGAAAGGGCGGGCGCGCGGGTCACCGTACTGGCCATCGGCGCCTGGCTCGACGCCCACCCGGAGATGGCCCGCCGGATCCTGGACGGCGGCCACGAGCTCGGCAACCACACCCAGCGCCACCTCGCGATCAACACCATGCCCGAGGAGCAGGCGTACGCCGAGATCACCGGCTGCGCCGACCGGCTCAAACGGCTGACCGGATCCATCGGCACCTGGTTCCGCCCGTCCCAGACCCAGTACGCCACCCCCCTGGTGCGAAAACTGGCCCAGCGGGCGGGCTACCCGCACGTCCTCTCGTACGACGTGGACTCCCTCGACTTCACCTCGCCCGGTGCCGCGGCCGTCATCCGCACCGTCATCGGCCCGATCCAAGGCGGATCGGTGGTGAGCCTGCACTTCGGCTACGCGGACACGGTCGACGCGATGCCACCCCTCCTCGAAGAACTCGCACGCCGCAAACTGCGCGCGGTGACCACCACGGAGCTGCTGACCCCATGACGACCACCCGCCTTCCCCGGAAGGCCACCGCGTTGCTGGCCGGCCTGGTCCTCGCCGCCCTGACCGGCTGCGGAGCGGCCGACAAGGGACCCGCCGAGGCCCTCGGCACGAAGGGGCCCGCCGCGCCCGTCAAGGCCGTACCGGCCGCGCCGCCGGGCCTGGCCGGAATGCCGCCGCTCCTCGATCCGAACGACGTGTACGCGGCGGACCGGCCGAACAAACTCTCCCCGGTGGTCAAGGACTTCCCGTCCCGCGTCTACGTGCCGAACACCTCCTCCAACACGGTGTCCGTCATCGACCCGGTCACCTACAAGGTCATCGACACCATCCCCGTCGGCATCCAGCCCCAGCACGTGGTCCCGTCCTGGGACATGAAGACCCTCTGGGTCAACAACAACCGGGGCCACACGCTCACCCCGATCAACCCGGCCACCGGAGAGGCCGGCAAGCCCGTCGAGGTGCACGACCCGTACAACCTGTACTTCACGCCCAATGGCAAGTACGCGGTGGTCATGGCCTCGATGGACAAGGAGCTGGTCTTCCGCGATCCGCACACGATGGACCGCGTGAAGACCGTCCCCGTGACCTGCTTCGGCGTCAATCACGCGGACTTCTCCGCGGACGGCCGCTACTTCATCGTGAGCTGCGAGTTCTCCGGCGAACTGCTCAAGGTCGACACCGAGAAGATGGAGGTCGTCGGCCAGCAGAAACTGCCCTTCGAGGGCGCGATGCCGCAGGACGTCAAGGTCTCGCCGGACGGAAAGACCTTCTACGTCGCGGACATGATGGCGCACGGCATGTGGGTGCTCGGCGGCGACAAGTTCGAGACCCCCAAGCTGCTGCCCACCGGAAAGGGCTGCCACGGCCTCTACGTCAGCCGCGACTCCAAGGAGATGTACGTCTCCAACCGGGGCGAAGGCTCCGTCTCCGTCTTCGACTTCACCCAGAACAAGCTGACCAAGAAGTGGGAACTGCCCGACGGCGGCAGCCCCGACATGGGCGGGGTCTCCGCCGACGGCAAGGTGCTGTGGCTCTCGGGCCGTTACAACTCCGAGGTCTACGCCATCGACACCACCACCGGCAATCAGCTCGCCAAGATCCCCGTGGGCGGTGGACCGCACGGCCTCGCCGTCTACCCGCAGCCCGGCCGCTACTCCCTCGGCCACACCGGCATCTTCCGGTAGGACGCGAGCGCGCGAGCAGAGAGGGAACGGGCGTGCCCCGGGAGCTCGCACAGCTCCCGGGGCACTCTGGGCCGCTCACCGCCGCCTCCTCACCAGGCGACGGGGAGCCGCTCGGGAAGGCGCTTGATGAAGCCGGTCCGCCACACGAGGTTCTCCGCGGGCACCGCGAGACGCAGCTCGGGCA is a window from the Streptomyces sp. NBC_01244 genome containing:
- a CDS encoding polysaccharide deacetylase family protein, yielding MLCYPDRRSALRAGAAVAAGVLASACGTDAPTTAGPSVSGTAPAGPAAPAKAAPDKAAARGKAAPAPRRFAGQPVEIGHGPRGRPGVALTFHGNGDPAIAKAVLAEAERAGARVTVLAIGAWLDAHPEMARRILDGGHELGNHTQRHLAINTMPEEQAYAEITGCADRLKRLTGSIGTWFRPSQTQYATPLVRKLAQRAGYPHVLSYDVDSLDFTSPGAAAVIRTVIGPIQGGSVVSLHFGYADTVDAMPPLLEELARRKLRAVTTTELLTP
- a CDS encoding YncE family protein; the protein is MTTTRLPRKATALLAGLVLAALTGCGAADKGPAEALGTKGPAAPVKAVPAAPPGLAGMPPLLDPNDVYAADRPNKLSPVVKDFPSRVYVPNTSSNTVSVIDPVTYKVIDTIPVGIQPQHVVPSWDMKTLWVNNNRGHTLTPINPATGEAGKPVEVHDPYNLYFTPNGKYAVVMASMDKELVFRDPHTMDRVKTVPVTCFGVNHADFSADGRYFIVSCEFSGELLKVDTEKMEVVGQQKLPFEGAMPQDVKVSPDGKTFYVADMMAHGMWVLGGDKFETPKLLPTGKGCHGLYVSRDSKEMYVSNRGEGSVSVFDFTQNKLTKKWELPDGGSPDMGGVSADGKVLWLSGRYNSEVYAIDTTTGNQLAKIPVGGGPHGLAVYPQPGRYSLGHTGIFR